A stretch of the Ciona intestinalis unplaced genomic scaffold, KH HT000036.2, whole genome shotgun sequence genome encodes the following:
- the LOC108950181 gene encoding uncharacterized protein LOC108950181 — MNKMFLTVALLLILNQSINANVVCPNTEVLTVGCAKVPGELCGVVAVCRSDLVCTDHTCRYREGFNATAGIDIRYLETPGFTSSYENNRDYYWSISAPYGRE; from the exons atgaataaaatgtttttaaccgtcGCATTGCTTCTAATCTTGAATCAATCTATAAACGCGAATGTGGTTTGCCCGAATACTGAAGTTCTCACAGTTGG ATGTGCCAAGGTACCTGGGGAGTTGTGCGGTGTGGTTGCTGTTTGTAGAAGCGATTTGGTTTGTACCGACCATACATGCCGAT ATCGTGAAGGGTTTAATGCAACAGCAGGCATCGATATCCGATATCTAGAAACACCAGGTTTTACAAGCTCTTACGAAAATAATCGGGATTACTATTGGAGCATTAGCGCCCCCTATGGTCGGGAG
- the LOC100184311 gene encoding peflin-like, producing MAFYGQQPGYGAPQLDPTVVAWFHSVDADRSGHISAGELQQALTNNDWSRFKLETCYQMISMFDRNYSGTIDIHEFSSLWGFINQWRQVFMAYDQDRSGYISENELHTAFTRMGFNVTSQFTRTAMWKYDVYNRQQLTFEDFINCSVLIQSLTGQFKQRDAQMRGNAQISYDDFMCVAVNNIKP from the exons ATGGCGTTTTATGGTCAACAG CCAGGTTACGGCGCTCCCCAACTTGATCCAACTGTGGTGGCTTGGTTCCATTCTGTAGACGCCGACAGAAGTGGTCACATATCTGCCGGGGAATTACAACAAGCGTTGACTAATAACGACTGGTCCAGGTTCAAACTGGAGACATGTTACCAGATGATTT CCATGTTTGATCGGAATTACTCTGGCACGATCGACATCCATGAATTTAGTTCCTTATGGGGATTCATCAACCAGTGGCGACAAGTATTCATGGCGTACGACCAGGATCGGTCCGGCTACATCAGTGAAAACGAGCTACATACAG CTTTCACTAGAATGGGTTTcaatgtgacatcacaattcaCACGAACAGCAATGTGGAAGTATGACGTTTACAATCGACAACAATTAACTTTTGaagattttataaattgttcgGTGTTGATTCAGTCGTTGACGGGCCAATTCAAGCAGCGTGACGCCCAGATGCGCGGGAACGCACAAATAAGTTACGACGACTTCATGTGCGTTGCAGtcaataatattaaaccttga
- the LOC100186702 gene encoding dynein assembly factor 3, axonemal produces MTTSGEGFGSVTMWGFSPAIDLQEDVRGCLPTNEEGIEVMNILLIGSGDCRHILKTMAQRRRHKKRKIHIYVVENNLELLGRHLLLLTLALEPSDKVGLQEKVDLFSELYGNALIRQQSAQYLQEKANLFIEMITDLDYFDERMPTIDLSQLKYKERDYLEGIFKFWREPNPKYFNISSLWDNRLRQYLGVRYDARKGVFDWDLSMKLHELGAKVVTKNEYFRWRENGVAFETREGIYDRPNNSMACGILLKRRDGERVPCRGYWGDMITGPYVAFGLDAEDKSLFKTANGKPTKTVEDITLHNLTLLFHELSSGQQSIRNDVVAIVEPERRDSESEVTHERTSHREFYAPIPCEEVCVHFLPLNFVNELPRKSKFKNLFNAAFVSASMVHLLVPSLKDIFAEHSRLNIELVKFILDLDKTQVDGFSNRILTMAGDVGFQPSLDQSEALVSNCFAKFNKA; encoded by the exons atgacaacTTCAGGAGAAGGCTTTGGATCAGTAACGATGTGGGGGTTTTCCCCTGCTATTGATCTTCAAGAag atgtGCGAGGTTGTTTGCCAACAAACGAGGAGGGGATCGAAGTAATGAACATCCTCTTGATTGGAAGCGGAGATTGCCGTCATATCTTAAAGACAATGGCGCAGAGGAGACGACATAAGAAACGAAAGATTCAC atTTACGTCGTTGAAAACAACCTTGAACTGCTTGGCCgacatttgttgttgttgacgCTTGCGTTGGAACCTAGCGATAAAGTTGGATTGCAAG AGAAAGTTGATTTATTTTCCGAACTTTATGGAAATGCATTAATTCGCCAACAAAGCGCGCAATATTTGCAAGAAAAAGCGAATTTGTTTATTGAGATGATAACAGACCTAGATTACTTTGATGAAAGAATGCCGACAATTGATCTTTCACAACTAAAA TATAAAGAACGGGATTATCTGGAAGGTATCTTCAAGTTCTGGCGGGAACCAAacccaaaatattttaacatttcaagTTTATGGGATAACAGGTTACGACAATATCTTGGGGTTCGTTACGACGCAAGAAAGGGGGTGTTCGATTGGGATCTATCAATGAAACTTCATGAACTTGGG GCGAAAGTTGTCACAAAAAACGAATATTTTCGATGGAGGGAAAACGGCGTCGCGTTTGAAACTCGGGAGGGGATTTACGATCGCCCGAATAATTCTATGGCTTGCGGGATTTTGTTGAAGAGG AGGGATGGTGAGCGCGTCCCGTGTCGAGGTTATTGGGGCGACATGATCACTGGACCGTACGTGGCATTCGGCCTCGATGCTGAagataaaagtttgtttaaaactgccAACGGGAAACCAACAAAG ACAGTCGAAGACATCACCCTACACAACTTAACGTTGTTGTTTCACGAGCTGTCGAGCGGGCAACAGAGCATTAGGAATGATGTCGTTGCAATCGTTGAACCAGAACGACGGGATTCTGAAAGTGAAGTGACGCATGAACGAACATCACACCGAGAGTTTTACG cgCCGATTCCCTGCGAAGAAGTTTGTGTTCACTTTCTTCCATTAAATTTTGTGAACGAATTGCCGCGTAAGTCGAAATTCAAGAATTTGTTCAACGCTGCATTTGTATCAGCGAG CATGGTTCATCTCTTGGTTCCGTCGTTGAAAGATATTTTTGCCGAACATTCGAGATTAAACATTGAGCTCGTCAA GTTTATACTCGATCTCGACAAAACACAAGTTGACGGATTCTCGAACCGAATATTAACAATGGCTGGTGATGTTGGATTTCAACCAAGTTTGGACCAATCAGAAGCTCTCGTTTCAAACTGTTTCGCTAAGTTTAACAAAGCATAA
- the LOC100181939 gene encoding chymotrypsinogen B-like — protein sequence MGQPACLLHHNEERFDAGYVCATTGWGRTNPDVDGIEDSLRQAEVPIIDHSTCQSNYWSDYNIHASMVCAGAAGSNSCKGDSGGPLVCLKNNSYYLVGITSWGDVKCKRDIPGVYTRLQSYSRWLGNIMNQDQC from the exons ATGGGTCAACCTGCttgtttgttacatcataatgaaGAACGGTTTGATGCAGGATATGTTTGTGCGACCACTGGGTGGGGTAGGACCAACCCTGATG TTGACGGAATAGAAGATTCGTTACGGCAAGCTGAAGTTCCGATAATTGATCAttccacctgtcaatcaaactatTGGTCGGATTACAATATTCACGCTTCGATGGTTTGTGCGGGAGCTGCGGGTTCCAATTCATGCAAG GGTGATTCTGGAGGGCCACTTGTTTGTTTGAAGAATAATTCGTATTATTTGGTTGGAATTACAAGTTGGGGCGACGTGAAATGTAAACGTGACATCCCAGGCGTTTACACGCGACTACAAAGCTATTCAAGATGGTTGGGCAACATAATGAATCAAGACCAATGttaa
- the LOC100182714 gene encoding MAM and LDL-receptor class A domain-containing protein 1-like isoform X4, producing the protein MLHMHGLNVKDLNVYLKGRLTHRVRMLTRLSGPWSIEGRDEPRVFGEDGDWWNEERVEFNIVEPAQLVLEGVRGENYRGDIAIDDITITQSSCPSALVDCSFDNDTCGWRQMFDDDFNWLPNVGETRTRDTGPSSDHTRADNVVYDITDGRYLFIEASWPRVEGDKARLLSTDISCATNTSPTFTFWYNMHGTGTGVLRVYTMVGATTNLLWQLSGNQGEDWRRASVQIPTNFVNSNERFNIIIEGERKDYKGDSAIDDITMTGCYITNDDNNTGVYNSSVTAATSTQPFTPINITGVVDGDSPLLDSLSCNFDQQNICGWSHDVNGDFDWTINKGKTLSLRTGPIHDHTSGVGWYIYMEASSPRLRGQTAILRTPPIPASLRICMRFYYHMFGKSMGSLSVFIARPSVPRLIPKWSADGQQSSNQSEWKFAEVDLFQTFVYQIIIRGTRGSSFYSDMAIDDITITRGGCRKYRLLYHKS; encoded by the exons GACGCATCGAGTTAGAATGTTGACAAGATTATCGGGTCCGTGGTCAATCGAGGGGCGAGATGAACCACGTGTGTTTGGGGAAGATGGTGATTGGTGGAACGAAGAGAGGGTGGAGTTTAATATCGTGGAACCTGCCCAG ttGGTGTTAGAAGGTGTCCGTGGTGAGAATTACCGTGGCGATATCGctattgatgacatcacaatcacccAATCTTCTTGCCCGAGTG CACTGGTTGATTGTTCGTTTGACAATGACACTTGTGGTTGGCGACAAATGTTTGATGATGATTTTAATTGGTTGCCCAATGTTGGAGAGACTCGAACGCGCGATACCGGACCATCAAGCGATCATACGAGAGCTGATAACG ttgtttatgacatcacagatggAAGATATTTGTTCATCGAAGCATCATGGCCGAGGGTAGAGGGCGACAAAGCGCGATTATTGTCGACGGATATTTCGTGCGCGACGAACACGTCTCCCACATTCACTTTCTG GTACAACATGCACGGTACAGGCACGGGTGTGTTGCGCGTTTACACCATGGTTGGTGCGACGACCAACTTATTATGGCAACTTAGTGGCAACCAGGGTGAAGACTGGAGACGCGCGTCCGTACAAATACCAACCAACTTCGTTAATAGTAACGAGAGGTTTAAT ataaTAATCGAGGGCGAAAGGAAAGATTACAAAGGTGACTCAGcgattgatgacatcacaatgactGGTTGTTACATCACCAACGACGACAATAACACCGGCGTTTACAATTCAAGCGTAACGGCCGCGACCTCTACGCAACCTTTCACCCCTATAAATATAACGGGGGTTGTGGACGGGGATTCCCCACTGCTGG ACTCGCTGTCGTGCAACTTTGatcaacaaaatatatgcGGGTGGTCACATGACGTGAACGGGGATTTTGATTGGACGATAAATAAAGGGAAGACGCTATCGTTACGAACAGGACCGATTCATGACCACACAAGCGggg ttgGTTGGTATATATACATGGAAGCTTCATCACCACGGTTACGGGGACAAACTGCCATCCTCCGCACCCCCCCTATTCCCGCCTCTCTACGTATCTGCATGCGTTTCTACTATCATATGTTCGGCAAGAGCATGGGGTCCTTGAGTGTTTTTATTGCGAGGCCCTCCGTTCCAAG GTTAATCCCCAAGTGGTCGGCCGACGGACAGCAAAGTTCGAACCAAAGCGAGTGGAAATTTGCCGAAGTCGATTTATTCCAAACGtttgtttaccaaataatTATTCGAGGCACTAGAGGGAGCAGTTTCTACTCGGACATGGcgattgatgacatcacaatcactcGGGGGGGTTGCCGTAAGTACCGATTGTTGTATCACAaatcatag